A section of the Primulina eburnea isolate SZY01 chromosome 1, ASM2296580v1, whole genome shotgun sequence genome encodes:
- the LOC140830608 gene encoding ADP,ATP carrier protein, mitochondrial-like, with product MADNHQHPTIIQKVANQLHLSSSISQDVQARYGGFQRPVMYQRRFFNDTYTNAGLKYPITCQGSEKLSLISANASPVFVQAPSEKGLAGFAIDFLMGGVSAAVSKTAAAPIERVKLLIQNQDEMIKSGRLSEPYKGIGDCFKRTMQDEGAVALWRGNTANVIRYFPTQALNFAFKDYFKRLFNFKKDRDGYWKWFAGNLASGGAAGASSLLFVYSLDYARTRLANDAKAAKKGGERQFNGLVDVYRKTLKSDGVAGLYRGFNISCVGIIVYRGLYFGMYDSLKPVVLTGSLQDSFFASFALGWLITNGAGLASYPIDTVRRRMMMTSGEAVKYKSSMDAFAQILKNEGAKSLFKGAGANILRAVAGAGVLAGYDKLQMIVFGKKYGSGGA from the exons ATGGCCGATAATCATCAACACCCAACTATCATCCAGAAGGTGGCTAACCAACTACATCTTAGTTCCAGTATTTCCCAGGATGTTCAAGCTCGATACGGGGGATTCCAAAGGCCTGTCATGTATCAAAGGCGATTTTTCAATGACACTTATACTAATGCAGGATTAAAGTATCCTATCACTTGTCAAGGGTCCGAGAAGCTGTCATTGATTTCTGCAAATGCTTCACCAGTGTTTGTTCAGGCTCCTTCAGAGAAAGGCTTAGCTGGCTTTGCTATTGACTTTCTCATGGGTGGAGTTTCGGCCGCTGTGTCTAAAACTGCTGCCGCCCCCATCGAGCGTGTGAAGCTTTTGATCCAGAATCAAGATGAAATGATCAAGTCAGGCAGGCTATCGGAACCATACAAGGGTATTGGAGACTGTTTCAAAAGAACCATGCAGGATGAAGGAGCTGTAGCATTGTGGAGAGGAAACACTGCTAATGTTATTCGTTACTTCCCCACTCAG GCTTTGAACTTTGCTTTCAAGGACTACTTTAAGAGACTAttcaacttcaagaaagatcgAGATGGCTACTGGAAATGGTTTGCGGGCAACCTTGCATCTGGTGGTGCCGCTGGTGCTTCCTCACTGCTCTTTGTCTACTCCTTGGATTATGCTCGAACTCGTCTCGCCAATGATGCCAAGGCTGCAAAGAAGGGAGGCGAAAGGCAATTTAATGGTTTGGTTGATGTTTATAGAAAGACCCTGAAATCTGATGGTGTTGCTGGTCTTTACCGTGGATTCAATATCTCCTGTGTCGGCATTATTGTGTATCGCGGTCTGTATTTTGGAATGTACGATTCTTTGAAGCCAGTTGTCCTGACTGGATCCTTGCAG GATAGTTTCTTTGCCAGCTTTGCACTTGGTTGGCTCATCACAAATGGTGCTGGACTTGCCTCTTACCCTATCGACACCGTTCGTAGAAGAATGATGATGACGTCCGGCGAAGCCGTGAAATACAAGAGCTCTATGGATGCGTTTGCTCAAATTCTTAAGAACGAGGGCGCTAAATCTTTATTCAAGGGTGCTGGTGCAAACATCCTTCGTGCTGTAGCTGGTGCTGGTGTGCTTGCAGGTTATGACAAGCTTCAGATGATTGTCTTTGGAAAGAAATATGGCTCTGGTGGAGCTTAA